The Streptomyces cadmiisoli genome has a segment encoding these proteins:
- a CDS encoding IS5 family transposase, with the protein MPQLYRSLARESITDTRTCDCFAHKYGNAADNPSGGHCYPTDMREAEWVAVRDMIPKPAWAAGRGGRPEEYCHRDILDAIRYVADNGVKWPALPADYPPWKAVHRFFTRWRNQELINEFHDRLRAATREAQGRDAEPTAGAIDSQSAKGTSTVEAATSGYDGGKKIKGRKRHIVVDTLGLILAVMVTPASTGDRDAAQDLLAQATRRHHRLMRVWADSGYTGMLVGWCATVLNLMLTVIRRSDDQKGFVVLPKRWIVERTFAWLTRSRRLTRDYERLAASSEAMILWSMTTVMTRRLAHHPRRTGPAPARAPIPAQRAA; encoded by the coding sequence TTGCCGCAGTTGTATCGGTCTCTTGCGAGAGAGTCCATTACGGACACGCGGACGTGTGACTGCTTCGCCCACAAGTACGGTAACGCCGCGGACAATCCGTCCGGCGGGCACTGCTATCCGACCGACATGAGGGAAGCGGAGTGGGTTGCGGTCCGCGACATGATCCCGAAACCGGCGTGGGCCGCGGGCCGGGGCGGCCGGCCGGAGGAGTACTGCCATCGCGACATACTCGACGCGATCCGGTATGTCGCGGACAACGGCGTGAAGTGGCCCGCGTTGCCTGCCGATTACCCGCCGTGGAAGGCGGTGCACCGGTTCTTCACCCGCTGGCGCAACCAAGAGCTGATCAACGAGTTCCACGACCGGCTCCGCGCCGCGACCCGTGAAGCGCAGGGCCGGGATGCGGAGCCGACGGCCGGGGCGATCGACTCGCAGTCCGCGAAGGGCACGTCCACGGTCGAGGCCGCGACCAGCGGCTATGACGGCGGGAAGAAAATCAAAGGACGCAAGCGGCACATCGTGGTGGACACCCTCGGCCTGATCCTCGCGGTCATGGTCACCCCCGCCTCGACGGGGGACCGGGACGCCGCCCAGGATCTTCTGGCTCAGGCCACGAGGCGGCATCACCGGCTCATGCGCGTGTGGGCGGACAGCGGATACACCGGCATGCTGGTGGGCTGGTGCGCAACCGTCCTGAACCTGATGCTCACAGTCATCCGCCGCAGCGACGACCAGAAAGGCTTCGTCGTGCTGCCCAAAAGGTGGATCGTCGAGCGGACCTTCGCCTGGCTGACCCGCTCCCGGCGCCTGACTCGCGACTACGAACGGCTGGCCGCGTCGTCGGAAGCGATGATCCTGTGGTCGATGACCACAGTCATGACCCGCCGCCTCGCCCATCACCCAAGGCGAACCGGCCCGGCACCGGCTCGTGCGCCCATCCCCGCGCAACGAGCCGCTTGA
- the ltrA gene encoding group II intron reverse transcriptase/maturase yields MSAATAISATSGSLKLDPVRALQHALYRAAKAEPGRRFHALGDKVHRRDVLRRAWAMVRRNNGAPGIDATTLTQVEEYGIDRLLDELAAELKEGRWRPLPARRVFIPKPGTTAEQRPLSIPSVRDRIVQAALKIVLEPVFEADMLPCSFGFRPRRGAHDALQVLIDEAWRGRRWVVETDIANCFEAIPHEKLMQAVEERVCDRSVLKLLRAMLRAGVMEDGQVRRPVTGTPQGGVVSPLMANVYLHRLDRAWDARRHGVLVRYADDAVVMCTTREQAEAAPGQLKVLLDDLGLKAKAAKTRIVHLQVGGEGVDFLGFHHRWVTSRPRGGRRPIAFLARWPSDRAVQHARDRIRELTERRRMLRPVKVIVEDVNAFLRGWGAYFRFGNSAHHFDQISSYARMRIGGFIAKKHRRSRKFGWSVVAYAASDSLGLVALHGTVVAPRPFRDWRGRPNAGGERRR; encoded by the coding sequence GTGAGTGCCGCTACGGCTATTTCCGCCACGTCGGGATCCCTGAAGCTGGATCCGGTCCGAGCCTTGCAGCATGCGCTCTACCGGGCGGCCAAGGCCGAGCCCGGACGGCGGTTCCACGCGCTGGGGGACAAGGTCCACCGCAGGGACGTCCTGCGGCGCGCGTGGGCGATGGTGCGTCGGAACAACGGCGCTCCAGGCATTGACGCGACCACTCTCACGCAGGTCGAGGAGTACGGCATCGACCGGCTCCTTGACGAACTGGCCGCGGAACTCAAGGAAGGCCGCTGGCGGCCGTTGCCCGCGCGCCGGGTGTTCATTCCGAAACCCGGCACGACCGCGGAGCAGAGACCGCTGTCGATCCCTTCCGTGCGTGACCGGATCGTGCAGGCCGCGCTGAAGATCGTGCTCGAGCCGGTCTTCGAGGCCGACATGCTCCCGTGCTCGTTCGGGTTCAGGCCCAGGCGCGGGGCACACGATGCCCTCCAAGTCTTGATCGACGAGGCATGGCGGGGCAGGCGCTGGGTGGTGGAGACGGATATCGCCAACTGTTTCGAGGCGATTCCGCATGAGAAGTTGATGCAGGCGGTCGAGGAACGCGTCTGCGACCGGTCCGTCCTCAAACTTCTGCGCGCGATGCTGCGGGCCGGAGTGATGGAGGACGGGCAGGTCCGTCGGCCGGTGACCGGAACCCCGCAAGGCGGTGTGGTTTCACCGTTGATGGCGAACGTCTATCTGCACCGGCTGGACCGGGCATGGGACGCGCGTCGTCATGGGGTTCTGGTCCGTTACGCCGATGATGCCGTGGTGATGTGCACTACCCGCGAGCAGGCCGAAGCCGCCCCTGGGCAGCTGAAGGTCCTGCTGGACGACCTTGGCCTGAAGGCGAAGGCGGCCAAGACCAGGATCGTGCACTTGCAGGTCGGAGGCGAGGGAGTGGACTTCCTCGGCTTCCATCACCGGTGGGTCACGTCCCGGCCTCGCGGCGGGCGGCGTCCGATCGCCTTCCTCGCTCGCTGGCCCTCGGACAGGGCAGTGCAGCATGCCCGTGACCGGATCCGTGAACTCACGGAACGGCGCAGGATGCTGCGGCCGGTCAAAGTGATCGTGGAGGACGTGAACGCGTTCCTACGCGGATGGGGCGCGTATTTCCGGTTCGGGAACTCGGCCCATCACTTTGACCAGATCAGCTCGTACGCGCGGATGCGGATCGGCGGATTCATCGCCAAGAAGCACCGGCGCAGCCGGAAGTTCGGCTGGTCGGTGGTCGCTTACGCGGCCTCCGACTCGTTGGGGCTGGTCGCCCTGCACGGAACCGTTGTTGCACCCAGACCCTTTCGGGACTGGCGGGGCAGGCCGAATGCCGGCGGTGAACGGCGTCGGTGA
- a CDS encoding IS1380 family transposase: MKKRIGSYPRVRIEGGRAVVSQAGGVLLVETVRKVGLDTAISAALTPWRKARAVHDPGKILLDVALAVALGGDCLADVAMLRAEPTVFGPVASDPTVSRLIDTLAASGERPLRAIRAARAEVRQPVWRLAGREAPDAGGTVTVDLDGVLMIAHSDKEDAAPTWKRSYGHHPLMGFVDHGPGGTGEPVAALLRPGNAGSNAATDHITAAQLALAQLPKGYRRGRRTLIRTDSAGGTHDFVAWLARRGRWLSYSVGMVITEAIHQHVLKVPASAWTAAVEADGEIRDGAWVAELTGDVLDGWPEGMRLIVRKERPHPGAQLRLTDADGMRLTCFATNTLGRPIAGLELRHRLRARAEDRIRAARATGLRNLPLHHTAQNRIWLEILQIALDLQAWMPMLALTGKARLWEPRRLRLRLFTTAGQLVTTGRRRILRLARHWPWTSHITAALERLALLPNPG; the protein is encoded by the coding sequence GTGAAGAAGCGTATCGGGTCGTACCCGCGTGTCCGCATCGAGGGCGGCCGGGCGGTGGTCTCGCAGGCCGGGGGCGTACTGCTGGTCGAGACCGTCCGCAAGGTCGGCTTGGACACCGCGATATCTGCGGCGCTGACGCCGTGGCGGAAGGCTCGGGCGGTGCACGATCCGGGCAAGATCCTGCTGGACGTGGCCTTGGCGGTCGCGTTGGGCGGGGACTGCCTCGCGGATGTCGCCATGCTGCGGGCCGAGCCGACCGTGTTCGGGCCGGTGGCCTCCGATCCGACCGTCTCCCGCCTCATCGACACCCTCGCAGCCTCCGGGGAAAGGCCCTTGCGGGCCATCCGTGCCGCGCGGGCTGAAGTCCGCCAACCTGTCTGGCGGTTGGCTGGCCGGGAAGCGCCTGATGCGGGCGGGACTGTGACCGTGGACCTCGACGGGGTGCTGATGATCGCGCACTCGGACAAGGAGGACGCCGCACCCACGTGGAAGCGAAGCTACGGCCACCACCCGCTGATGGGGTTCGTCGACCACGGACCGGGCGGCACGGGTGAACCGGTCGCGGCCCTGCTCAGACCGGGCAATGCGGGATCGAACGCGGCCACCGACCACATCACCGCCGCCCAACTGGCCCTGGCCCAGCTGCCGAAGGGGTACCGGCGCGGGCGCCGGACCCTGATCCGCACCGACTCCGCGGGCGGCACCCACGACTTCGTGGCCTGGCTCGCCCGGCGGGGACGGTGGCTGTCCTACTCGGTCGGCATGGTGATCACCGAGGCGATCCACCAGCATGTGCTGAAGGTTCCGGCCTCGGCCTGGACAGCGGCCGTCGAGGCGGATGGCGAGATCCGCGACGGTGCCTGGGTCGCTGAACTCACCGGCGACGTCCTGGACGGCTGGCCGGAGGGCATGCGGCTGATCGTCAGGAAAGAACGACCGCATCCCGGGGCCCAGTTGCGGCTCACGGATGCGGACGGCATGCGGCTGACCTGTTTCGCTACCAATACCTTGGGCCGGCCGATCGCCGGGCTCGAGCTCCGTCACCGGCTGCGGGCCCGGGCCGAGGACCGCATCCGCGCCGCGCGGGCCACCGGCCTGCGCAACCTGCCCCTGCACCACACGGCCCAGAACCGAATCTGGCTGGAGATCTTGCAGATCGCACTCGACCTGCAGGCCTGGATGCCCATGCTCGCCCTCACCGGCAAGGCCCGACTCTGGGAGCCCCGCCGCCTGCGGCTCCGCCTGTTCACCACGGCCGGACAACTCGTGACCACCGGCCGCCGGCGGATCCTCCGCCTGGCCCGGCACTGGCCCTGGACCAGCCATATCACCGCCGCCCTCGAACGGCTCGCACTCCTGCCGAACCCCGGATGA
- a CDS encoding cytochrome P450 family protein, with amino-acid sequence MNDYGNVRVTEDSEDRIALDAAFKADAIRQFERLRKKGPVHPVTLSSGLPGWLVVSYAAAREALTHPALGNHPAPAIATLEAAGYVTHHDDVNGGHMLASDPPNHTRLRRLVAGAFTTKRVQELRQRIEEIANSLIDSWPSSGQVDLVSEFTAPLPVTVIAELIGVPEHHRNEFRKLTGDALAVGTPQSEPAFMQLRALLTGLIDEKSKNPEDDLTSALIAARDDDDSRLSDQELLSMLQLLLIAGHETTVNLMGNAIMALMCHPDQLEILRNEPVLIASAAEEFLRYDSPLELSTLRFAAEDLKIGGTLIEKGSIVVVALASANRDVPVPGSGVPGTLDVTRKASRHLAFGHGIHHCLGAPLARLEFGVAMEILLRRLQHLELAVPYDEIDWISKGIMRGALKIPVRYRKDPGGSTLLPKTH; translated from the coding sequence GTGAACGACTATGGGAACGTTCGAGTGACGGAAGATTCCGAAGACCGCATTGCCTTGGATGCCGCCTTCAAGGCGGACGCGATCCGTCAATTTGAGCGACTGCGGAAGAAGGGGCCGGTGCACCCAGTCACTTTGAGCTCAGGTCTCCCGGGCTGGTTGGTCGTCAGCTATGCGGCCGCTCGTGAAGCCCTGACCCACCCAGCGCTGGGCAATCATCCTGCGCCCGCGATTGCTACGCTCGAAGCCGCTGGTTATGTCACTCATCATGATGACGTCAATGGCGGACACATGCTCGCCTCCGACCCCCCGAACCATACTCGCCTTCGACGTCTCGTAGCTGGAGCATTCACAACGAAACGGGTACAGGAACTTCGGCAGAGAATCGAAGAGATTGCAAACTCGCTGATCGACTCGTGGCCTTCTTCGGGCCAAGTGGACCTGGTGTCCGAGTTTACAGCCCCGCTTCCCGTTACCGTCATCGCGGAGCTTATCGGAGTTCCCGAGCATCATCGCAATGAATTCCGGAAATTGACGGGGGACGCTCTTGCGGTCGGTACACCGCAGAGCGAGCCTGCATTCATGCAGCTTCGCGCACTCCTGACCGGACTGATTGACGAAAAGAGCAAGAATCCTGAGGATGACCTCACGTCTGCTCTCATCGCTGCCCGTGATGACGATGACAGCCGACTTTCTGATCAGGAGCTCCTTTCCATGTTGCAGCTCCTGCTCATCGCAGGCCATGAAACAACCGTGAATCTCATGGGCAACGCTATAATGGCGTTGATGTGTCACCCCGACCAGCTAGAGATTCTACGGAACGAGCCGGTCCTGATCGCCTCTGCAGCGGAAGAATTTCTCCGGTACGACAGCCCATTGGAACTTTCCACGCTGCGGTTCGCGGCAGAGGATCTTAAGATCGGTGGGACGCTGATCGAAAAGGGAAGCATCGTGGTGGTGGCTCTTGCTTCAGCGAATCGGGATGTGCCTGTACCCGGGAGCGGGGTCCCAGGAACCCTGGATGTCACCCGTAAAGCGTCACGGCATCTCGCCTTCGGCCATGGCATACATCATTGCCTGGGCGCACCTCTGGCCAGGCTCGAGTTCGGGGTCGCTATGGAGATTCTCTTGCGCAGGCTCCAGCATCTGGAACTTGCCGTACCCTATGATGAGATCGATTGGATCTCAAAAGGCATCATGCGCGGAGCACTCAAAATTCCCGTTCGCTATCGCAAGGATCCAGGCGGCTCCACTTTACTGCCCAAGACTCACTGA
- a CDS encoding CaiB/BaiF CoA transferase family protein — MRGFEKPAALNDGLSLGRAVICKRGLTVNDTRNTDSGSGALDGVRVLELGNFIAAPSAGRLLADFGADVIKVERPNTGDELRRWRLHASDTSLLFRVLNRNKKSVTLDLGTEEGRDICLRLVRESDIVLENFRPGTLERWGLGPDVLRGVRPDLVLVRISGYGQSGPYKDKPGFGGVAEAFGGLRNLAGFPDRPPVRAGVSLADSVASLYAVIGALMGLIKRGTTGRGESVDVALYEAVFSLTESLIPDFHAFGVVPQRSGSALAGIVPSNTYRCADGVYVVISGNSTPVFKRLMDAIGRPDLAGESSLADNAGRVSRAEELDAAIGIWAARRSSEMVLQDLEQAQVPADAILTAAEILENAHYNERGMLESHPVEINGRPTPVTFPGVVPKLNDAPGCTRWIGPDLGKDTDAVLGELGISEQNLARLRNCHVI, encoded by the coding sequence ATGCGTGGGTTCGAGAAACCTGCCGCATTAAATGACGGTCTTTCGCTCGGAAGAGCCGTGATCTGTAAGAGAGGGCTGACAGTGAATGATACCAGGAATACTGATTCCGGTAGTGGGGCCCTGGATGGCGTTCGAGTTCTCGAATTGGGGAACTTCATTGCCGCTCCTTCAGCCGGACGGCTGCTGGCGGATTTCGGAGCCGATGTCATCAAAGTGGAGCGTCCGAACACGGGAGACGAGTTGAGGCGCTGGCGCCTACACGCCTCAGACACGTCGCTTCTCTTCCGCGTTCTGAACCGCAACAAGAAGTCCGTGACGCTCGACTTGGGCACGGAAGAGGGCAGGGATATCTGCTTGCGACTGGTGCGCGAATCCGACATCGTTCTGGAGAACTTCAGGCCCGGCACCCTTGAGCGCTGGGGGTTGGGCCCGGATGTTCTGCGTGGCGTCCGTCCCGACCTTGTCCTGGTTCGCATCTCTGGATATGGCCAATCGGGCCCGTATAAGGACAAGCCTGGGTTTGGCGGTGTTGCCGAGGCGTTCGGTGGCCTGCGGAACCTGGCGGGGTTCCCCGACAGGCCGCCGGTGCGGGCCGGCGTGAGCTTGGCAGACTCGGTAGCCAGCCTTTATGCGGTGATCGGTGCGCTGATGGGGCTGATCAAGCGTGGAACGACAGGCCGGGGGGAGTCGGTCGACGTGGCGCTCTATGAAGCCGTATTCTCGCTGACTGAATCTCTGATCCCGGATTTTCATGCCTTCGGTGTTGTTCCGCAGCGTTCAGGAAGCGCACTGGCGGGAATCGTTCCGTCGAACACATACCGCTGTGCGGATGGCGTATACGTAGTGATCAGCGGCAATAGTACACCTGTGTTCAAGCGTCTGATGGATGCGATAGGACGCCCTGACCTGGCTGGCGAATCATCGCTTGCCGATAATGCTGGCCGGGTTTCGCGCGCGGAAGAATTGGACGCTGCGATCGGGATATGGGCGGCTCGGAGATCATCTGAAATGGTGCTGCAGGATCTTGAGCAGGCGCAGGTTCCCGCAGACGCGATTCTGACTGCAGCGGAAATATTGGAGAACGCACACTACAACGAGCGCGGAATGCTTGAGTCCCATCCCGTCGAAATCAATGGTCGGCCAACTCCAGTGACATTCCCCGGAGTGGTGCCCAAGTTGAACGACGCACCTGGGTGCACTCGTTGGATTGGCCCCGACCTGGGCAAGGATACTGACGCCGTTCTCGGCGAATTGGGAATCAGCGAGCAAAATCTTGCCCGTCTCCGGAATTGTCACGTGATCTGA
- the cimA gene encoding citramalate synthase, whose translation MAKPPDHVPAAGTLGESGEGFQVLDTTLRDGAQRDGISLTVGDKITIARLLDDYGVGYIEGGWPGSNPRDTAFFQQAAKRALLRHSQLVAFGSTRKPCTRAAQDPQVAALLRSEAPVVTLVAKAHDWHVTHALGTSLQENLDMVADTIDHLRSEGRRVFVDCEHFFDGHHANPAYAAAVVGTATEAGAEVVVLCDTNGGTLPRAVLGTVRELLAGTSVRIGIHAQDDSGCAVANTLAAVDAGATHVQCTANGYGERVGNADLFSVVSALELKYDLRVLPAGALSRSTEVSRRIAEAAGISPASHQPYVGSSAFAHKAGLHASAIAVDPQMYQHVEPSRVGNDMRMVVSELAGRSTMDLKCAQLGYDTRRHPGLAQRLAAAVKEREGRGQDYQDADASFELLLRDIILPSPARPFSVEQSHTVERHDVQEGVPVITSAVMIRTPSGGLVTGTAESSDTIESVHQGLREALGQHFGTAVEWIDLKRVTVRFLSDDSLGARVRVHVRAADAGSEWSCTGVGATIAEASRQALTDVYCFALTVRHANAGKPRRVHPRPGA comes from the coding sequence ATGGCGAAACCGCCTGACCATGTACCTGCAGCCGGGACCCTCGGGGAGTCAGGTGAAGGCTTCCAGGTCCTGGACACAACGTTGCGTGATGGCGCACAGCGCGACGGCATCAGCCTCACCGTCGGCGACAAAATAACCATCGCCCGGCTCCTGGACGACTACGGGGTGGGCTATATCGAGGGCGGCTGGCCGGGGAGTAACCCTCGGGACACGGCCTTCTTCCAACAAGCGGCGAAACGGGCGCTACTCCGGCACTCGCAACTTGTGGCCTTCGGCTCGACACGCAAGCCTTGTACACGGGCCGCCCAGGATCCCCAGGTCGCGGCGCTACTGCGGTCGGAGGCGCCAGTGGTGACCTTGGTCGCCAAAGCGCACGATTGGCATGTCACCCACGCACTCGGAACCAGCCTCCAGGAGAACCTGGACATGGTCGCGGACACGATCGATCACCTGCGGAGTGAGGGGAGACGCGTCTTCGTCGACTGCGAGCACTTCTTCGACGGACATCACGCGAATCCCGCGTACGCGGCCGCCGTCGTCGGGACCGCCACGGAAGCGGGGGCGGAAGTGGTGGTGCTGTGCGACACCAACGGCGGCACACTGCCCCGGGCGGTACTGGGCACCGTCCGCGAGCTCTTGGCGGGGACATCCGTGCGTATCGGGATCCATGCTCAGGACGACAGCGGCTGTGCCGTTGCCAATACGCTGGCGGCTGTCGACGCCGGAGCTACTCATGTGCAGTGCACCGCCAACGGCTACGGTGAGCGTGTCGGAAACGCAGACCTTTTCTCCGTGGTGTCGGCACTGGAACTGAAATACGACCTACGGGTACTGCCCGCAGGCGCCCTGTCCCGGTCGACGGAAGTGTCGCGTCGCATCGCCGAAGCAGCCGGGATTTCTCCGGCTTCGCACCAGCCGTACGTCGGCTCCTCGGCGTTTGCCCACAAGGCCGGCCTCCACGCCTCCGCGATCGCCGTGGATCCGCAGATGTACCAGCACGTTGAACCCTCGCGCGTCGGCAACGACATGCGCATGGTGGTGTCGGAACTCGCGGGTCGATCGACAATGGACCTCAAATGTGCACAACTGGGATACGACACGCGCCGTCATCCGGGCTTGGCACAGAGACTAGCGGCCGCGGTCAAGGAGAGGGAGGGGCGCGGACAGGACTACCAGGATGCGGACGCATCGTTTGAGCTCCTGTTGCGCGACATCATCCTTCCGTCACCTGCACGACCGTTTTCCGTCGAGCAGTCGCACACGGTTGAGCGACACGACGTGCAGGAAGGGGTACCAGTCATCACCAGCGCAGTAATGATTCGGACCCCGTCAGGGGGTCTCGTGACGGGTACTGCCGAGTCCAGTGACACGATCGAGTCCGTGCATCAGGGACTGCGCGAGGCGCTGGGGCAGCACTTCGGCACTGCTGTTGAGTGGATCGACCTCAAGCGTGTCACCGTCCGGTTCCTGTCCGACGATTCGCTTGGGGCTCGGGTCCGGGTGCATGTGCGAGCTGCCGACGCAGGAAGCGAGTGGAGCTGTACGGGCGTGGGCGCCACTATCGCCGAGGCCTCTCGTCAGGCATTGACTGATGTGTACTGCTTTGCTCTCACTGTGCGTCATGCAAATGCAGGGAAGCCGCGTCGAGTGCACCCTAGGCCAGGCGCCTGA
- the asnB gene encoding asparagine synthase (glutamine-hydrolyzing) — MCGIVGWATYGSDQHHNRSVLEAMTSTMACRGPDDSGAWMARHAALGHRRLAVLDPAGGRQPMTLDTQRGTLALTFSGEVYNFRELRSQLISLGHRFRTNGDTEVVLHGYAQWGERVAEHLDGMFAFAVWDEGEQTLVMIRDRLGVKPLYYQSTPNGVLFGSEPKALLAHPSVALLVDSDGLREIFAFTHAPNWTLWKGMRQVAPGTVVTVGRAGVRERVYWRLGPMAHDDDRHKSIDRVRDLLDGAIRRQLVSDVPLGVLLSGGLDSSAITGLAAEALAEQGEKLRTFSVGFTGQEEQFEPDDLRASSDGPFVRDVVRQVRPEHHDIVLDSSELSDPGLRRHVITARDSPAGLGDMDLSLYLLFKAVRAHSTVVLSGEAADELFGGYRWFHRPEALQAQTFPWLVQRGVMDRTRGIRADVLKALDVAAYSADQYAAATAKVERADGVGNEEHAMRVMFHLNMTRHIRMLLDRKDRISMAVGLEVRVPFCDHRLVEYVHGAPWAVKSFDGREKSLLRHASAHVIPASVAGRTKAHYPSVQDASYARALQKQAAELLLERHHPVFDLADREWLQRATSLDPDVIPVQLRHDLDRILDLYHWFDLYSPRVVVD, encoded by the coding sequence ATGTGCGGCATCGTCGGCTGGGCCACGTACGGGTCCGACCAGCACCACAACCGCTCGGTCCTGGAAGCCATGACGAGCACCATGGCGTGCCGGGGCCCGGACGATTCGGGAGCCTGGATGGCCCGGCACGCGGCTCTGGGGCACAGGCGGCTTGCAGTCCTCGACCCGGCGGGCGGCCGACAACCCATGACGCTCGACACTCAGCGGGGCACACTTGCACTGACCTTCTCCGGCGAGGTGTACAACTTTCGCGAACTCCGGAGTCAACTGATCAGCCTGGGTCACCGGTTCAGGACGAATGGCGACACCGAAGTGGTGCTCCACGGCTATGCGCAGTGGGGCGAACGCGTGGCCGAGCATCTCGACGGCATGTTTGCTTTCGCGGTGTGGGACGAGGGTGAACAGACGCTGGTGATGATCCGCGACCGTCTAGGCGTCAAGCCGCTGTACTACCAATCGACTCCCAATGGAGTGCTGTTCGGGTCCGAGCCGAAGGCTCTCCTGGCGCATCCGTCGGTTGCCCTCCTCGTGGACTCGGATGGACTGCGGGAGATCTTCGCTTTCACGCACGCTCCGAACTGGACTCTGTGGAAGGGCATGCGCCAAGTGGCGCCGGGCACGGTGGTGACGGTCGGACGGGCTGGGGTGCGCGAACGCGTGTACTGGCGACTCGGCCCGATGGCACATGACGACGACCGGCACAAGAGCATCGACCGGGTCCGGGACCTGCTCGACGGGGCGATACGCCGCCAACTCGTGTCAGACGTTCCCTTGGGCGTCCTGCTGTCTGGCGGCCTCGACTCCAGTGCCATCACCGGCTTGGCTGCCGAAGCCCTAGCCGAGCAAGGGGAGAAGCTCCGCACCTTTTCCGTCGGCTTCACCGGCCAGGAGGAGCAGTTCGAGCCGGACGATCTGCGTGCGTCGTCGGACGGGCCCTTTGTCCGGGACGTCGTCCGGCAGGTGCGGCCGGAACATCACGACATCGTGCTCGATTCGAGTGAACTGAGTGATCCCGGCCTGCGACGTCACGTGATTACAGCCCGGGACAGCCCCGCAGGCCTGGGCGACATGGATCTCTCCCTCTACCTGCTCTTCAAAGCCGTTCGCGCTCACTCTACCGTGGTGCTGTCCGGCGAAGCTGCCGATGAACTTTTCGGCGGGTACCGGTGGTTCCACCGACCGGAAGCCCTGCAGGCCCAGACCTTCCCCTGGCTGGTCCAGCGCGGTGTAATGGATCGCACCCGCGGCATACGGGCCGACGTACTCAAGGCACTAGACGTGGCCGCCTACAGCGCGGACCAGTACGCCGCCGCGACGGCGAAGGTGGAACGAGCCGACGGAGTCGGCAACGAGGAACATGCGATGCGTGTGATGTTCCACCTGAACATGACGCGTCACATCCGGATGCTTTTGGACCGCAAGGACCGGATTTCCATGGCGGTGGGGCTCGAAGTCAGAGTCCCGTTCTGCGATCACCGACTGGTCGAGTATGTCCACGGTGCTCCCTGGGCGGTGAAGTCCTTCGACGGCAGGGAGAAGAGCCTCCTTCGGCACGCTTCCGCGCACGTGATCCCCGCTTCGGTGGCTGGGCGAACGAAAGCCCACTACCCCTCGGTTCAGGACGCCTCCTACGCGCGCGCCTTGCAGAAACAGGCTGCTGAGCTGCTCCTGGAACGTCATCATCCCGTCTTCGACCTGGCCGACCGAGAGTGGCTTCAGCGCGCGACGAGCCTGGATCCCGATGTCATTCCCGTCCAGCTTCGCCACGACCTCGATCGGATTCTCGATCTCTACCACTGGTTCGACCTCTACTCGCCGCGCGTCGTGGTGGACTGA